From a single Candidatus Bathyarchaeota archaeon genomic region:
- a CDS encoding DUF4332 domain-containing protein, with protein sequence MAKIEKIEGIGPVYANKLLEVGIKTTDDLLNAGATRKGRKELSEKTGISEKLILEWVNLADLFRIKGVGEEYSDLLEEAGVDSVVELAKRVPENLYAKIIEVNNEKKLVRRPPTLNQVKNWIEQAKSLPRKVEY encoded by the coding sequence ATGGCAAAGATAGAGAAGATTGAGGGGATTGGACCAGTATACGCTAATAAGCTTCTCGAAGTCGGTATAAAGACCACAGATGATCTGCTTAACGCAGGTGCAACTAGAAAGGGGAGGAAGGAGCTCTCAGAGAAGACCGGTATCTCTGAAAAATTGATCCTCGAATGGGTGAACCTTGCAGACCTTTTCAGGATCAAGGGGGTGGGTGAAGAATATTCAGACCTCCTCGAGGAGGCCGGTGTGGATTCGGTGGTTGAACTAGCTAAAAGGGTTCCCGAGAATCTCTATGCTAAGATAATTGAAGTGAACAATGAGAAAAAACTTGTAAGGAGACCGCCCACGCTCAACCAAGTCAAAAATTGGATTGAACAAGCAAAGAGCCTTCCTAGAAAGGTAGAATACTGA
- a CDS encoding acetamidase/formamidase family protein, whose protein sequence is MTLHIFPEDRVHYYWDRELEPVIRVSPGDTVYYELREVSDGQINPASNPEVLREIDWGRVYPLAGPVYVEGAEAGDALEVEVLDIHPGPWGWSAIIPGFGLLEDEFREPKLKIWDLSYGDHTYFREDIKIPLEPFCGTMGVAPKESGKRAVMPPGMHGGNMDIKHLMRGSRLLLPVWVDGALFSVGDPHAAQGDGEVCVTGIEAPMHLSLRFKLRKRMNLDAPQYITPPRPRCISDEAGYHSTLGIGPDLFEASRDAIRRMVNFIADRWKMERWEAYILCSVVVDLKLSEVVDKPNWIVSAHLPLSIFQDK, encoded by the coding sequence ATGACCCTGCATATATTCCCCGAAGATAGGGTTCATTATTACTGGGATAGAGAACTTGAACCTGTGATAAGAGTATCTCCAGGAGATACCGTATACTATGAGTTGAGGGAGGTCTCAGACGGCCAGATAAATCCCGCCTCCAACCCCGAGGTGTTAAGGGAGATAGATTGGGGGAGGGTTTACCCCCTCGCGGGGCCGGTATATGTGGAGGGAGCAGAGGCCGGAGACGCCCTTGAGGTGGAGGTTCTGGATATCCACCCCGGACCCTGGGGCTGGTCCGCAATAATCCCAGGATTCGGCCTCTTGGAGGATGAGTTCAGGGAGCCTAAGCTAAAGATCTGGGACCTCTCCTATGGAGACCATACCTACTTCAGGGAGGACATAAAGATCCCCCTTGAGCCATTCTGCGGGACCATGGGTGTGGCTCCCAAGGAGTCTGGAAAGAGGGCCGTAATGCCTCCAGGGATGCATGGAGGAAACATGGATATCAAACACCTGATGAGGGGGTCCAGGCTCCTCCTCCCGGTGTGGGTGGATGGCGCGTTGTTTTCCGTAGGGGATCCCCACGCGGCTCAGGGAGATGGAGAAGTATGCGTCACAGGCATAGAGGCCCCAATGCACCTCAGCCTAAGATTCAAACTCAGGAAGAGGATGAACCTAGATGCTCCCCAGTATATAACTCCCCCACGCCCTCGATGCATATCCGATGAGGCTGGATACCATTCAACCCTCGGTATAGGTCCGGACCTCTTCGAAGCATCACGGGATGCGATCCGGAGGATGGTGAACTTCATAGCTGATAGGTGGAAGATGGAGCGCTGGGAGGCCTACATCCTATGCAGCGTCGTAGTGGATCTAAAGTTAAGCGAGGTAGTCGACAAGCCTAACTGGATAGTCTCAGCCCACCTGCCCCTATCCATATTTCAAGATAAATAG
- the gcvH gene encoding glycine cleavage system protein GcvH — translation MKKDYKFPRELRYSKEHEWVKVLDDGTALIGISDYAQDQLHELVYVELPRVGREVKQMEAIGTVESVKAVSDVYSPISGVILEVNNELPNSPELINQDPYGKGWIAKVRPKNLEAELRGLMDSEAYKRYIETQR, via the coding sequence TTGAAGAAGGATTACAAGTTTCCAAGAGAGCTCCGCTACTCAAAGGAGCATGAATGGGTCAAGGTGCTCGATGATGGCACAGCCCTCATCGGCATAAGCGACTACGCCCAGGACCAGCTCCACGAGCTCGTCTATGTGGAGCTCCCAAGGGTTGGGAGGGAGGTAAAACAGATGGAGGCCATAGGAACCGTGGAGTCCGTGAAGGCGGTGAGCGACGTATACTCCCCGATATCGGGGGTCATCCTTGAGGTGAACAACGAGCTCCCCAACAGCCCGGAGCTCATAAACCAAGATCCCTACGGAAAGGGGTGGATAGCAAAGGTTAGACCGAAGAACCTGGAGGCCGAGCTCAGGGGGCTTATGGACAGTGAGGCTTACAAGAGGTATATAGAGACGCAGCGTTAG
- a CDS encoding NAD(P)-dependent oxidoreductase has protein sequence MGSGMSMNILRAGFPLTVWNRTPSKMRPLIDAGASGASSPKEVAERSDIIIDIVTDSPDVEEVILGPGGVIHGARPGSIVVDMSTISPIVTRRIASELEKKGVRMLDAPVSGGDIGARDGTLSIMVGGDEDAFQECLPVFKAMGKNIIYVGDHGMGQMVKLCNQILVGINMLGVAEALMFASKAGVDLERAFSAISGGAASSWQLINNGAKLLRGDLEPGFKVSHYLKDLRLIMEASAEMKLPMLGTGLVYQLFRSLDAEGLGEKGTQAIIRVIEKLAGCSLLRE, from the coding sequence ATGGGGAGCGGGATGTCCATGAACATCCTGAGAGCCGGTTTCCCACTAACAGTTTGGAACAGAACCCCTTCAAAGATGAGGCCCCTGATAGATGCCGGAGCCTCAGGCGCATCATCCCCCAAGGAGGTTGCTGAACGCTCAGATATCATAATCGACATAGTCACAGACTCACCGGACGTTGAGGAGGTCATCTTGGGCCCAGGAGGGGTTATCCATGGAGCTAGGCCAGGATCCATAGTGGTGGACATGAGTACGATCTCCCCGATCGTGACGAGGCGTATAGCCTCAGAGCTCGAGAAGAAGGGGGTGAGGATGCTCGACGCCCCTGTGAGCGGCGGGGATATAGGGGCCAGGGATGGAACCCTGAGCATAATGGTCGGCGGGGATGAGGACGCTTTTCAGGAGTGCCTCCCCGTATTCAAGGCCATGGGGAAGAACATAATCTATGTGGGAGATCACGGGATGGGGCAGATGGTCAAGCTCTGCAACCAGATCCTAGTGGGGATAAACATGCTCGGGGTGGCAGAGGCCCTAATGTTCGCATCGAAGGCTGGAGTCGACCTTGAAAGGGCCTTCTCAGCCATATCTGGAGGTGCGGCGAGCAGCTGGCAGCTCATAAATAATGGGGCCAAGCTACTAAGAGGAGACCTGGAGCCCGGGTTCAAGGTGAGCCACTATCTAAAGGATCTCAGGCTGATAATGGAGGCCTCGGCGGAGATGAAGCTCCCCATGCTCGGAACCGGCCTAGTATACCAGCTCTTCAGGTCTTTGGATGCGGAGGGGCTGGGGGAGAAGGGAACCCAGGCCATAATCAGGGTGATAGAGAAGCTTGCTGGATGCAGCCTCCTGAGGGAGTAG
- the gcvT gene encoding glycine cleavage system aminomethyltransferase GcvT → MSMRRTHLYQYHREHGKLIEFAGFEMPVWYEGVIPEHQAVRNSVGLFDVTHMGRTLVEGEGAEGFLDYMLTGDVSALEPMRGLYSLMCNERGGIVDDLITYRLSDDKFFLVYNASNREKDLKWLVRNSQGFNVSIKEVSDEVAMFSLQGPKAEETLKKLCGKGVASLERFQLSKYRAQGFDIMAARTGYTGEDGFELFVLDTPLQEPWKAVRFWEMLLEAGEEFGIKPCGLGARDTLRLEAGLCLYGNDIDEETNPFEARLRWVVKLKKERGFIGQEALMRVAEEGVRRTRVGIALEERGIPRKGYEIWNEGMIGIITSGGYSPTLDKGIAMGYVPPEYSKLGTPVRIKIRDRLLKGKIVKFHPFYDESRYGWKRDKG, encoded by the coding sequence TTGTCCATGAGGAGAACTCACCTATACCAGTATCATAGGGAGCATGGCAAGCTCATAGAGTTCGCGGGGTTCGAGATGCCTGTATGGTATGAGGGTGTAATCCCAGAGCATCAAGCTGTAAGGAACTCTGTGGGCCTCTTCGACGTAACCCACATGGGCAGGACGCTCGTGGAGGGGGAAGGAGCAGAGGGGTTCCTTGACTACATGCTCACGGGCGATGTCTCTGCTCTAGAACCGATGAGGGGATTGTACTCCCTCATGTGCAACGAGAGGGGCGGGATAGTAGACGACCTTATAACATATCGACTTTCGGATGACAAGTTCTTCTTGGTATACAACGCCTCAAACAGGGAGAAGGACCTAAAATGGCTTGTGAGAAACTCTCAGGGGTTTAATGTGAGCATCAAAGAGGTCTCAGACGAGGTGGCTATGTTCTCCCTGCAGGGGCCCAAGGCCGAGGAAACCCTCAAGAAGCTCTGCGGTAAAGGGGTCGCGAGCCTAGAGAGGTTCCAATTATCAAAATATAGGGCTCAGGGCTTCGATATAATGGCGGCGAGGACCGGATACACCGGAGAGGACGGATTCGAGCTCTTCGTCCTAGACACACCCCTCCAGGAGCCCTGGAAGGCTGTGAGATTTTGGGAGATGCTGTTAGAGGCTGGGGAGGAGTTCGGGATAAAGCCCTGTGGATTGGGAGCCAGGGACACCCTACGCCTAGAGGCTGGCTTATGCCTCTACGGAAACGATATAGATGAGGAGACCAACCCCTTCGAGGCCCGCCTCAGATGGGTTGTCAAGCTGAAGAAGGAGAGGGGCTTCATAGGGCAGGAGGCCCTGATGAGGGTGGCGGAGGAGGGAGTGAGGAGAACCAGGGTCGGCATAGCCCTAGAGGAGAGGGGGATCCCAAGGAAGGGGTATGAGATCTGGAATGAGGGGATGATAGGGATCATAACCAGCGGAGGCTACAGCCCAACCCTTGACAAAGGGATAGCCATGGGATATGTACCACCCGAATACTCCAAGCTTGGCACCCCGGTCAGGATAAAGATAAGGGATAGGCTCTTAAAGGGAAAAATAGTTAAGTTCCACCCCTTCTACGATGAATCTAGGTATGGATGGAAGAGGGATAAAGGTTGA
- a CDS encoding MscL family protein: MSRSRTRDEEILEVLKDIKALLEPKPAPPPPPPPKGLWNEFLDFISKYKVMGMAVAFILGLYLGTLVQALVNDLIMPIITLILPGIQWEAFVLGPFRIGHFIGALITFLLVAFVVFILVKVTKKWGIE, translated from the coding sequence ATGTCTAGATCAAGAACTAGAGATGAGGAGATACTGGAGGTTCTAAAGGATATAAAGGCTTTACTAGAGCCTAAACCCGCACCTCCACCCCCACCTCCACCAAAAGGCCTCTGGAACGAGTTTCTGGACTTCATCTCAAAGTACAAGGTTATGGGAATGGCCGTCGCGTTCATCCTGGGCTTATATCTGGGCACACTTGTACAGGCACTAGTTAACGACCTGATCATGCCCATAATAACGCTAATTCTGCCGGGTATTCAATGGGAGGCCTTTGTGCTGGGACCGTTCCGCATAGGGCACTTCATAGGAGCCTTGATCACCTTCCTACTTGTAGCCTTTGTGGTCTTTATATTAGTTAAGGTAACCAAAAAATGGGGAATTGAATAA
- a CDS encoding rubrerythrin family protein produces MRRMTEENLKSAFSGESQAHMRYLLFSERADMEGYKNISRLFKAIAYAELVHARNHYTALGMIRLSSDNLQVAIEGETYEVDEMYPAYHAVAELQGEKEAQRSMNWALQAERVHAGMYMKAKQAVERGEDPKIGPIYICEICGYTVEGEAPTRCPVCGAIRERFREF; encoded by the coding sequence ATGAGGAGGATGACCGAAGAAAACCTGAAGAGCGCCTTCTCAGGCGAGAGCCAAGCCCATATGAGATATCTACTCTTCTCAGAAAGGGCTGATATGGAGGGCTACAAAAACATTTCAAGGCTCTTCAAGGCTATAGCATACGCTGAGCTGGTCCACGCCAGAAACCACTACACAGCCCTTGGGATGATCCGCCTCTCCTCAGATAACCTTCAGGTTGCAATAGAGGGGGAGACGTATGAGGTTGATGAGATGTACCCAGCATATCATGCTGTGGCAGAGCTACAGGGGGAGAAAGAGGCTCAAAGGTCGATGAACTGGGCTCTCCAGGCGGAGAGAGTCCACGCTGGGATGTACATGAAGGCCAAGCAGGCCGTGGAGAGGGGGGAGGACCCAAAGATCGGGCCAATCTACATATGCGAGATATGTGGATACACCGTGGAAGGCGAGGCTCCAACCCGATGCCCAGTATGCGGGGCGATAAGGGAGAGGTTCAGGGAGTTCTAG
- a CDS encoding rubredoxin, with translation MPLWRCLACGYIHDGDTPPERCPNCGAPKERFERLSEDKAQLIERSRKANQLHLRLMVILDEVGRVGEEGVEDNLDPRCSDIFRQALQMAEMIKRRSRAEIQAHIGKGKWG, from the coding sequence ATGCCATTGTGGAGATGCCTGGCGTGCGGGTATATACATGATGGAGATACTCCACCCGAGAGGTGTCCAAACTGCGGTGCCCCAAAGGAGAGATTTGAGAGGCTCTCCGAGGATAAGGCTCAGCTCATAGAGCGTTCAAGGAAGGCCAACCAGCTCCACCTAAGGCTCATGGTAATCCTCGACGAGGTGGGAAGGGTTGGCGAGGAGGGTGTGGAGGACAACCTTGATCCTAGATGCTCAGATATATTCAGGCAGGCCCTTCAGATGGCAGAGATGATAAAGAGGAGGAGCAGAGCCGAGATACAGGCTCATATAGGAAAGGGGAAGTGGGGATAG
- a CDS encoding methyltransferase encodes MRLIPLIFTCPPGIEDIVELELRETFGDIHVDRAPDGVEGRVLADIPEDEISRIYSMRSIHHVMMKLRSFQLDTDGDPLSQIYEEIRDANLSPILPREGKFRITTERIGVHEFTSIDVQRVAGQAVVDRYGNRVDLENYDVEIRVDVIRETCLVGVSLTRESLHRRGYRVFEHPAALKPTIAYAMIRLGRPEAGMTLVDPMCGGGTIPIEAALFMGDKLKIYGLDIEESFIKGARRNSEAAGVEGLITLIKGDCRFLSRFVKNVDLMVTNPPYGVRMEPRFSIGKLYHAFAREAYRAMRVGGRLVVITLRGRRMEGALQEAGFSITHKRPVLHGDIKVKVIIAER; translated from the coding sequence ATGAGGCTTATCCCACTTATCTTCACATGCCCACCGGGTATAGAGGATATAGTGGAGCTCGAACTCAGGGAAACCTTTGGAGATATCCATGTTGATAGGGCCCCGGATGGGGTGGAGGGGAGGGTACTAGCGGATATACCTGAAGATGAGATCTCTAGAATATACTCCATGAGATCGATCCATCATGTGATGATGAAGTTGAGATCATTCCAGCTCGATACAGATGGAGATCCACTAAGCCAGATCTATGAAGAAATTAGGGATGCCAACCTTTCCCCAATCCTTCCTAGGGAGGGCAAATTCAGAATAACCACGGAGAGGATTGGTGTTCACGAATTCACATCCATCGATGTCCAGAGGGTTGCCGGACAGGCCGTTGTTGACAGGTATGGCAATAGGGTTGACCTTGAGAATTATGATGTCGAGATCCGAGTCGATGTTATCAGAGAAACATGTCTTGTCGGGGTCTCATTGACAAGGGAGTCCCTCCACAGAAGGGGATACAGGGTCTTTGAACACCCCGCGGCGCTCAAACCAACCATAGCATACGCTATGATCAGGTTGGGTCGCCCCGAGGCTGGAATGACCCTAGTCGACCCGATGTGCGGGGGTGGGACCATACCAATAGAGGCCGCCCTCTTTATGGGAGATAAACTTAAGATATACGGCCTAGACATAGAGGAATCATTCATCAAGGGCGCCCGTCGAAATTCTGAGGCGGCTGGGGTGGAAGGTCTGATAACCTTGATTAAAGGAGACTGTAGATTTCTATCCAGGTTTGTGAAGAATGTTGACCTCATGGTCACGAATCCCCCCTATGGAGTCAGGATGGAGCCCAGATTTAGTATAGGAAAGCTTTATCATGCCTTTGCCAGGGAGGCGTATAGGGCGATGAGGGTGGGAGGAAGGCTGGTGGTGATAACCCTTAGAGGTAGGAGGATGGAGGGGGCCCTTCAAGAAGCGGGTTTCTCCATTACACATAAACGCCCAGTTCTCCATGGAGATATCAAGGTTAAGGTTATCATCGCTGAGAGGTAG